A genomic window from Cytobacillus suaedae includes:
- the purE gene encoding 5-(carboxyamino)imidazole ribonucleotide mutase — protein MKPLVGVIMGSTSDWDTMKHACDILEELEIPYEKKVVSAHRTPDLMFQYAETAQERGVKVIIAGAGGAAHLPGMVAAKTVLPVIGVPVQSKALNGLDSLLSIVQMPGGVPVATVAIGKAGATNAGLLAASILGTQYPEYNQALVNRRESTRLKVLESSDQLD, from the coding sequence ATGAAACCACTTGTTGGGGTAATAATGGGAAGTACGTCAGATTGGGATACGATGAAACATGCCTGTGACATATTAGAAGAGTTAGAAATTCCTTATGAGAAGAAAGTAGTTTCAGCTCACCGTACTCCTGATTTAATGTTTCAGTATGCAGAAACGGCACAAGAGCGTGGGGTCAAAGTGATCATTGCAGGCGCTGGTGGTGCAGCTCATCTTCCTGGAATGGTTGCAGCAAAAACTGTGTTACCGGTTATCGGTGTGCCAGTTCAATCAAAGGCTCTGAATGGTCTAGATTCATTATTATCAATTGTTCAAATGCCAGGTGGTGTTCCGGTTGCAACAGTGGCGATCGGTAAAGCAGGAGCAACCAATGCCGGGCTACTAGCAGCATCTATCCTAGGAACGCAGTATCCAGAATACAATCAAGCCTTGGTGAACAGAAGAGAAAGTACTCGCCTAAAGGTGTTAGAAAGTAGTGATCAGCTTGATTAG
- a CDS encoding transglutaminase domain-containing protein produces the protein MTLHENRMTKDRSLLVHIFGFFLLWEWLRPLTQVTDTENVHIFIIFIGVCFLLNYFRTSLLVSSTLKLFIMLFMIHMLFYEGVFLGIEWIKVFITEIMYNVSLLVNANWLEITPAFRTLLFFILLWLMSYLMFYWIILQKRIFLFLMLTIIYITVLDTFSPYDAKFAIVRTIIIGFSMLGILYIERIRDKEGIQKGSKYIAKWIIPLVVFIGCSTTLGYFAPKAAPQWPDPVPYLTGYGKGNGAGVGIKKIGYGTNDTQLGGPFIGDNTLVFTAEASKRQYWRVETKDEYTGKGWEASFSSERTAFNHENTVLNWYEEKTGLEMAEAHIDLNIKYHHIIYPLQLLSVETDPDIIFSVNPSTEKIHTLKGDESISAEEYSVEYNHPQFPVEKLREEKEFIGVREGLEKDIAFLDRYTQLPEDLPERVRELAVEITEDEANRYEKVRAVEAYFKANNYIYDTQNVAVPNKDQDYVDQFLFETKMGYCDNFSTSMIVLLRSIGIPARWVKGYSDGEYVRNTDEGLRVYEVTNNNAHSWVEVYFPGYGWIPFEPTKGFSNPSEFVYDLSSNGNDNSSSTTPEFEEPKQPELGLEEQQSDGYSPSEKSWFESVEIDFSKISWKKVLFITSVLLLSAFILYKTRGKWYPFLAILLYKYRKNDKVYFLAYKTLLKQLDQFGLKRKEGQTLRDYAIYVDKYFSTNDMKHLTMSYEKALYRSDSAKDEWIKSVELWENLIKKTSS, from the coding sequence ATGACACTACATGAAAATCGTATGACAAAAGATCGAAGTCTATTGGTGCACATATTTGGATTTTTCCTATTATGGGAGTGGTTGAGACCGCTAACCCAAGTGACAGACACGGAAAATGTTCATATCTTTATCATCTTTATCGGTGTTTGTTTTCTTTTGAATTATTTCCGTACAAGTTTATTAGTTTCTTCAACTCTGAAGCTATTTATCATGTTGTTTATGATTCATATGCTCTTTTATGAAGGGGTCTTCCTTGGTATAGAGTGGATAAAAGTGTTTATCACTGAAATCATGTATAATGTTAGCCTTTTAGTAAATGCAAACTGGCTAGAGATTACTCCAGCTTTTCGAACCTTATTGTTCTTTATTTTATTATGGCTGATGAGTTATTTGATGTTCTATTGGATCATCCTTCAAAAGAGAATATTTTTGTTCTTAATGCTAACGATTATTTATATCACCGTTCTTGATACATTTAGCCCGTATGATGCTAAATTTGCAATCGTACGTACCATTATCATTGGATTTAGTATGTTAGGGATTTTATATATTGAACGCATTAGAGATAAGGAAGGTATACAAAAGGGTTCGAAGTATATTGCTAAATGGATTATTCCACTCGTTGTTTTTATTGGCTGCTCAACTACACTTGGTTATTTTGCACCAAAGGCGGCTCCGCAATGGCCTGATCCCGTTCCTTATTTGACCGGATATGGAAAAGGCAATGGAGCAGGTGTAGGCATCAAAAAGATTGGTTATGGTACGAATGATACTCAATTAGGTGGGCCGTTTATCGGTGATAACACATTGGTGTTTACAGCTGAAGCAAGTAAAAGACAATATTGGAGAGTTGAAACAAAAGACGAGTATACCGGAAAAGGCTGGGAAGCATCATTCTCCTCAGAAAGAACAGCCTTTAACCATGAGAACACTGTATTAAACTGGTATGAAGAGAAAACTGGTTTGGAAATGGCTGAGGCCCATATTGACCTTAATATTAAATATCACCACATTATCTATCCACTTCAACTTTTATCAGTAGAAACAGATCCGGATATTATCTTTAGTGTAAATCCTAGTACGGAAAAAATTCATACGTTAAAGGGAGATGAATCTATTTCAGCAGAGGAATACTCTGTAGAGTACAATCATCCTCAATTCCCGGTAGAAAAACTTAGAGAAGAAAAGGAATTCATCGGAGTAAGAGAAGGATTAGAAAAGGACATTGCTTTCTTAGATCGATATACTCAATTGCCGGAAGATCTTCCTGAACGAGTAAGAGAATTAGCTGTGGAAATTACAGAAGATGAAGCAAATCGTTACGAAAAAGTTAGAGCAGTTGAAGCTTATTTCAAGGCGAATAACTATATATATGACACGCAAAACGTTGCGGTACCCAATAAAGATCAAGATTATGTGGATCAATTCTTGTTTGAAACGAAAATGGGGTATTGTGATAACTTCTCTACTTCCATGATCGTTCTTCTTCGTTCTATAGGAATTCCTGCTCGTTGGGTAAAAGGATATTCTGATGGTGAATATGTTAGAAATACGGACGAGGGACTAAGGGTGTATGAGGTTACCAATAATAATGCTCACTCCTGGGTAGAGGTTTATTTCCCAGGTTATGGCTGGATTCCGTTTGAACCAACAAAAGGATTTAGTAACCCATCTGAGTTTGTGTATGACTTATCGTCTAATGGAAATGATAATTCTTCCAGCACAACACCTGAATTTGAAGAACCGAAACAACCAGAACTTGGGTTAGAAGAGCAGCAAAGTGATGGCTACAGTCCTAGTGAAAAGAGTTGGTTTGAGAGTGTTGAAATTGACTTCTCTAAAATTTCTTGGAAGAAAGTGCTGTTTATCACGAGTGTTTTACTGCTGTCAGCTTTCATATTATACAAAACAAGAGGTAAATGGTACCCATTCCTAGCAATACTTTTATATAAGTATAGGAAAAACGACAAAGTTTATTTCTTAGCTTATAAAACATTATTAAAACAGCTTGACCAATTTGGCTTAAAGCGTAAAGAAGGTCAAACATTACGCGATTATGCGATTTATGTTGATAAGTACTTCAGTACAAACGATATGAAACATCTTACAATGAGTTATGAAAAAGCACTTTACCGAAGTGATAGTGCAAAAGATGAATGGATTAAGTCGGTTGAATTATGGGAAAATTTAATTAAAAAGACATCATCTTGA
- the purK gene encoding 5-(carboxyamino)imidazole ribonucleotide synthase gives MTLPGETIGIIGGGQLGRMMALSAREMGYSIAVLDPTPNSPCGQIADLEITADFSDIDAIKKLAEVSDVITYEFENIDYETLTWLEQHANLPQGSRLLAITQDRATEKDAISSIGLSVAPYVVVETELELEEAVQKLQIPCVVKTCRGGYDGKGQYVIKKDEDINEAKSLLKNGTCVVEAWISYTKEISVIVSRNITGDVKTFPVAENIHVDNILHQTIVPARIPNEVAFKAEQMAIKMAREFNMVGTLAVEMFVTANDTIYINELAPRPHNSGHFTIDACETSQFEQHIRAVCNWPLGEPTLLKPVVMVNILGEHVEPVLEKIQEFEKCKLHLYGKKEAKVKRKMGHLTVLGTNAQEILKQIEQLQIWTEESKELIGG, from the coding sequence ATGACACTACCTGGAGAGACTATTGGAATTATAGGTGGAGGTCAACTTGGTCGAATGATGGCTCTATCAGCTAGAGAGATGGGCTATTCTATTGCAGTTTTAGATCCTACACCTAATTCACCTTGTGGGCAAATAGCTGACCTTGAAATTACAGCTGACTTTTCAGACATAGATGCTATTAAAAAATTAGCAGAAGTAAGTGATGTTATAACATATGAGTTTGAAAACATAGATTATGAAACCTTGACATGGCTAGAACAACACGCAAATCTACCACAGGGTAGTAGATTATTAGCCATAACACAGGATCGAGCTACGGAAAAGGATGCCATATCTAGTATTGGATTAAGTGTGGCTCCATATGTCGTTGTAGAAACTGAACTAGAACTAGAAGAAGCAGTCCAGAAGCTACAAATCCCTTGTGTTGTAAAAACGTGCCGTGGTGGCTATGATGGCAAAGGTCAATACGTCATCAAAAAAGATGAAGATATAAATGAAGCAAAGTCATTATTGAAAAATGGTACCTGTGTTGTAGAAGCATGGATCTCCTACACGAAGGAAATTTCAGTGATCGTTTCACGAAATATCACTGGGGATGTAAAAACGTTTCCTGTAGCAGAAAATATCCATGTTGATAATATTTTACATCAAACAATCGTCCCAGCAAGAATTCCAAATGAAGTAGCCTTTAAAGCTGAACAAATGGCAATTAAGATGGCCAGGGAATTCAATATGGTTGGAACATTAGCAGTTGAAATGTTCGTTACTGCTAATGATACGATTTATATTAATGAGTTGGCACCAAGGCCGCATAATTCAGGGCATTTTACGATTGATGCTTGTGAAACATCTCAGTTTGAACAACATATAAGAGCCGTTTGTAATTGGCCACTAGGAGAACCAACATTATTAAAGCCGGTAGTAATGGTCAATATCTTAGGAGAGCATGTAGAACCTGTATTAGAAAAAATTCAAGAGTTTGAAAAATGTAAGCTACATCTGTATGGTAAAAAAGAAGCGAAGGTTAAAAGGAAAATGGGGCATTTAACGGTTTTAGGAACGAATGCACAAGAAATCCTTAAACAGATTGAGCAACTTCAAATATGGACAGAAGAATCTAAAGAATTAATCGGGGGTTAA
- a CDS encoding Hsp20/alpha crystallin family protein: MNINQFKGMNDWMKQMDQFFGKDFLGGFEPMLRASQTQVNLYKTENELLVVVSLPGLENVDEVDVYPNHQKLEIKGRINLKFKGFELIEENIFQGHFERTVDLPYPVREDRVDASYHNGLLIIHLHRLIQSEASRKKIAVRKIEE; encoded by the coding sequence ATGAACATTAATCAATTCAAAGGAATGAATGATTGGATGAAACAGATGGACCAGTTCTTTGGTAAGGACTTTTTAGGGGGATTCGAGCCAATGCTCCGAGCGAGTCAAACCCAGGTTAATCTTTATAAAACAGAAAATGAACTTCTAGTCGTTGTAAGCTTACCCGGACTTGAAAATGTAGATGAGGTAGATGTTTATCCTAACCATCAGAAGCTAGAAATCAAAGGTAGGATTAATTTAAAGTTTAAGGGATTTGAACTTATTGAAGAAAATATCTTTCAAGGACATTTCGAGCGAACAGTTGACCTTCCTTATCCAGTAAGAGAAGATCGTGTTGACGCTTCTTATCATAATGGTCTATTAATCATCCACTTACATCGCCTTATACAATCTGAAGCATCACGAAAGAAAATTGCGGTACGAAAAATTGAGGAATAG
- the guaA gene encoding glutamine-hydrolyzing GMP synthase: MKGFQETIVVLDFGSQYNQLITRRIREFGVYSELHPHTLTAEEIKEMNPKGIIFSGGPNSVYDENSFSCDEKIFDLGIPVLGICYGMQLMTKHFGGKVEKAKHREYGKATITLENQSKIFTNLPSEQVVWMSHGDLVVATPEGFTVDATSPSCPISAMSDTSRHLYGVQFHPEVRHSVYGNDLLKNFVFEVCDCKEEWSMENFIEVEIEKIRSLVGDKKVLCALSGGVDSSVVAVLIHKAIGDQLTCIFVDHGLLRKGEAEGVMKTFSEGFNMNVIKVDAKERFMSKLKGVSDPEQKRKIIGNEFIYVFDDEATKLEGIDYLAQGTLYTDIIESGTATAQTIKSHHNVGGLPEDMQFELIEPLNTLFKDEVRALGTELGIADEIVWRQPFPGPGLGIRVLGEVTEEKVEIVRESDAILREEVKNAGLEREIWQYFTVLPDIRSVGVMGDARTYDYTIGLRAVTSIDGMTSDWARIPWDVLEKISTRIVNEVSHVNRVVYDITSKPPATIEWE; the protein is encoded by the coding sequence GTGAAAGGATTTCAAGAAACTATTGTAGTGCTAGACTTTGGTAGCCAATATAATCAATTAATTACTCGTCGTATCCGTGAATTTGGTGTTTATAGCGAATTACACCCTCACACTCTTACTGCAGAAGAGATTAAAGAAATGAACCCTAAAGGGATTATCTTTTCAGGTGGACCAAATAGTGTATATGATGAAAATTCATTTAGTTGCGATGAGAAAATTTTTGATTTAGGAATTCCGGTACTTGGTATTTGTTACGGAATGCAATTAATGACAAAGCATTTTGGTGGAAAAGTAGAAAAGGCTAAGCACCGAGAGTATGGAAAAGCTACGATTACACTTGAAAATCAGTCTAAGATTTTTACTAACCTTCCAAGTGAACAGGTAGTGTGGATGAGCCATGGTGACCTTGTCGTAGCAACACCGGAGGGCTTTACTGTAGATGCAACTAGCCCATCTTGTCCAATATCCGCTATGAGTGATACTTCCCGTCATTTATACGGAGTTCAATTCCACCCAGAAGTAAGACATTCAGTGTACGGAAATGACCTTCTTAAAAACTTTGTATTTGAAGTTTGTGATTGCAAAGAAGAGTGGTCAATGGAGAACTTTATTGAAGTAGAAATCGAAAAAATTCGATCGTTAGTTGGCGATAAGAAAGTACTTTGTGCATTAAGTGGTGGAGTAGATTCTTCTGTTGTTGCTGTTCTAATTCATAAGGCGATTGGAGATCAGTTAACATGTATCTTCGTAGACCATGGGTTACTTCGAAAAGGTGAAGCTGAAGGAGTTATGAAAACGTTTAGTGAAGGCTTCAATATGAATGTTATTAAAGTAGACGCTAAAGAGCGTTTCATGTCTAAATTAAAGGGTGTTAGTGACCCTGAGCAAAAACGTAAGATTATCGGTAATGAATTTATCTATGTTTTTGATGATGAAGCAACGAAGCTAGAAGGTATTGATTACCTTGCTCAAGGTACACTGTATACAGATATTATTGAAAGTGGGACAGCCACAGCACAAACGATTAAATCACATCATAATGTAGGCGGACTTCCAGAAGATATGCAATTTGAACTAATTGAGCCACTTAATACCTTATTCAAAGATGAGGTAAGAGCATTAGGTACTGAACTAGGGATAGCTGATGAAATTGTGTGGCGTCAACCGTTCCCAGGACCAGGGCTTGGAATCAGAGTTCTAGGTGAAGTAACTGAAGAAAAGGTAGAGATCGTTCGTGAATCAGATGCAATCCTACGTGAGGAAGTAAAAAATGCAGGTCTTGAACGTGAGATCTGGCAGTACTTCACGGTATTACCTGATATTCGCAGTGTAGGTGTCATGGGAGATGCACGTACGTATGACTATACAATTGGTCTACGTGCTGTAACATCAATCGATGGAATGACTTCTGACTGGGCTAGAATTCCATGGGATGTACTTGAAAAAATATCAACTAGAATTGTTAATGAAGTTAGTCATGTTAACCGAGTAGTGTATGATATTACAAGTAAGCCACCTGCAACAATTGAGTGGGAATAA
- a CDS encoding DUF2179 domain-containing protein gives MFVLLENGIVMVIIILLINIVYVSFFTIRMILTLKGQRYLAAFLSTIEVVVYVVGLGLVLDNLDQIQNLVAYAVGYGIGVIVGMKIEEKLALGYITVNVITAEDDRDLPKMLREKGYGVTNWLAQGLEGNRQSMQILTPRKYELKLYQTIKEIDPKAFIIAYEPKTIHGGFWVKAVKKGKLSE, from the coding sequence ATGTTTGTCTTGTTAGAAAATGGAATTGTAATGGTAATCATTATTTTACTAATTAACATTGTGTATGTTTCTTTTTTTACAATAAGAATGATACTAACATTGAAGGGACAGCGTTATTTAGCTGCTTTTCTGAGTACTATAGAGGTTGTAGTTTATGTAGTGGGTCTGGGGTTAGTATTAGATAATCTAGATCAAATTCAAAACTTAGTTGCTTACGCAGTTGGGTATGGGATTGGTGTCATTGTTGGGATGAAAATTGAGGAGAAGTTGGCATTAGGGTATATAACAGTAAATGTTATTACTGCTGAGGATGATAGAGATTTACCGAAAATGCTACGTGAAAAAGGATATGGTGTTACTAATTGGTTAGCACAAGGGCTTGAAGGCAACCGCCAATCAATGCAGATTTTAACACCCAGGAAATATGAATTAAAATTGTATCAGACAATTAAAGAAATTGATCCAAAAGCATTTATTATTGCATATGAGCCGAAAACGATACATGGTGGCTTTTGGGTGAAGGCTGTGAAGAAAGGAAAGTTAAGTGAGTGA
- a CDS encoding NCS2 family permease: protein MKKYFQFDELGTNYKRETIAGLTTFLSMAYILFVNPSMLSLSAIPDLPAEMRMDEGAVFVATALAAAVGSLLMGIFARYPIALAPGMGLNAFFAFTVVLTMGIPWQTALSGVLVSGLIFVLLTLSGLREKIINSIPAELKFAVGAGIGLFITFIGLQNAGIIVGNDATMIGLGDLTKGDTLLAIFGLVITVILMVRRVTGGIFIGMVLTAIVGMATNLIGVPQAVVGEIPSLAPTFGAAFENFGDVFTIQMLVVILTFLFVDFFDTAGTLVAVANQAGLMKENKLPRAGKALFADSAATVVGSILGTSTTTSYIESSAGVAAGGRTGFASVVTAALFLLALFFSPLLGVVTAAVTAPALIIVGVLMVSTLGKIEWDRFEIAVPAFLTIIAMPLTYSIATGIAIGFIFYPITMLVKGRGKEIHPIMYGLFVIFVLYFIFLVE from the coding sequence ATGAAAAAGTATTTTCAGTTTGATGAATTAGGTACAAATTATAAAAGAGAAACAATAGCGGGGTTAACCACGTTTTTATCAATGGCTTACATTTTATTCGTAAACCCTTCAATGCTATCTTTAAGTGCAATTCCTGATTTACCTGCCGAAATGAGAATGGATGAAGGTGCGGTATTCGTTGCTACAGCTCTTGCTGCTGCAGTTGGATCATTGTTAATGGGGATATTTGCTAGATATCCTATCGCGTTAGCGCCAGGAATGGGACTAAATGCATTCTTTGCGTTTACAGTAGTATTAACAATGGGTATTCCTTGGCAAACGGCTTTATCAGGTGTTCTTGTATCAGGTCTTATCTTTGTTCTATTAACACTAAGTGGTCTTAGAGAAAAAATTATTAACTCAATTCCGGCAGAACTTAAATTTGCAGTTGGTGCTGGTATCGGTTTGTTTATCACATTTATTGGTTTGCAAAATGCTGGAATCATCGTTGGTAACGACGCAACAATGATTGGCTTAGGGGATTTAACAAAAGGTGATACATTATTAGCGATTTTTGGACTAGTGATTACTGTTATATTAATGGTACGACGCGTTACAGGTGGAATTTTTATTGGGATGGTGCTTACAGCTATCGTTGGGATGGCAACGAACCTTATTGGTGTTCCTCAAGCAGTAGTAGGTGAGATCCCAAGTCTTGCACCAACATTTGGTGCTGCATTTGAAAACTTCGGTGATGTCTTTACGATTCAAATGCTAGTTGTTATCTTAACTTTCTTATTTGTAGATTTCTTTGATACGGCTGGTACGTTAGTAGCTGTAGCAAATCAAGCAGGATTAATGAAAGAAAATAAATTACCACGTGCAGGTAAAGCGTTATTTGCAGACTCAGCTGCAACTGTTGTTGGTTCAATTTTAGGTACATCAACAACTACTTCATATATAGAATCTTCAGCAGGTGTTGCTGCTGGCGGTAGAACAGGTTTTGCTTCTGTTGTAACTGCTGCTTTATTCTTGTTAGCTTTATTCTTCTCTCCATTACTAGGAGTGGTAACAGCAGCTGTAACAGCACCGGCATTAATTATTGTAGGTGTGCTAATGGTTTCAACTCTAGGTAAAATAGAATGGGATCGATTTGAAATTGCAGTTCCTGCGTTCCTTACAATTATTGCGATGCCGCTAACATATAGCATTGCAACAGGTATAGCAATCGGATTTATCTTCTACCCAATCACAATGCTTGTAAAAGGTAGAGGAAAAGAAATTCATCCAATCATGTATGGTCTATTCGTTATCTTTGTTCTATACTTTATCTTCTTAGTTGAATAA
- a CDS encoding NETI motif-containing protein: MKKQSKKRYEVAETETIDQCLERMQKDGYMPVRRMEEPIFEEVIVNGQTEVQPCGRKIIFEGKLV, translated from the coding sequence GTGAAAAAACAATCAAAGAAAAGATATGAAGTGGCGGAGACTGAAACAATTGACCAATGTTTAGAGCGTATGCAAAAGGATGGATATATGCCAGTACGTAGGATGGAAGAACCTATTTTTGAAGAAGTGATTGTAAATGGACAAACTGAAGTTCAACCATGTGGTAGAAAGATTATCTTTGAAGGGAAATTAGTGTAA
- the purB gene encoding adenylosuccinate lyase, protein MIERYTRPEMGAVWTDENRFNAWLEVEILACEAWAELGDIPKEDVALIREKASFNIDRIKEIEEETRHDVVAFTRAVSETLGDERKWVHYGLTSTDVVDTALSYLLKQANNILLRDIENFVEILADKAREHKHTVMMGRTHGVHAEPTTFGLKLALWHEEMKRNLERFKRATATVEAGKISGAVGTYANIDPFVEKYVCEKLGLTAAPISTQTLQRDRHAEYMSTLALIATSIEKFAVEIRGLQKSETREVEEFFAKGQKGSSAMPHKRNPIGSENMTGIARVIRGYMLTAYENVPLWHERDISHSSAERIILPDATIGLNYMLNRFSNIIKNLTVFPENMKRNMDRTLGLIYSQRVLLALIDAGMTREEAYDTVQPKAMEAWEKQVHFRELVEAEEKIASRLTPAQIDDCFDYNYHIKHVDMIFERLGL, encoded by the coding sequence ATGATTGAACGTTATACAAGACCAGAAATGGGTGCGGTTTGGACAGATGAAAACCGCTTTAATGCTTGGTTAGAAGTCGAGATTTTGGCATGTGAAGCATGGGCTGAGCTTGGAGACATCCCTAAAGAGGACGTAGCTCTTATTCGTGAAAAAGCATCATTCAATATTGACCGAATTAAAGAAATTGAAGAAGAAACACGTCATGATGTTGTGGCATTTACGCGTGCGGTATCTGAAACTCTTGGAGATGAAAGAAAGTGGGTACATTACGGTTTAACATCAACTGATGTAGTAGATACTGCCCTTTCTTATCTATTAAAACAGGCTAACAATATCTTATTACGTGATATTGAGAACTTTGTTGAGATTTTAGCTGATAAAGCTCGTGAGCATAAACATACGGTTATGATGGGACGTACTCATGGAGTGCATGCTGAACCTACTACATTTGGTCTAAAGCTTGCTTTATGGCATGAAGAAATGAAGCGAAACTTGGAAAGATTTAAGCGTGCTACAGCAACAGTTGAAGCTGGAAAAATCTCCGGAGCTGTTGGTACTTATGCAAATATTGATCCTTTTGTTGAGAAATACGTTTGTGAAAAATTAGGCTTAACAGCTGCGCCAATTTCTACACAAACTCTTCAGCGTGATCGTCATGCTGAATATATGAGCACACTTGCTTTAATTGCAACATCGATTGAAAAATTTGCAGTAGAAATTCGTGGCTTACAAAAGAGTGAAACACGTGAGGTTGAAGAGTTCTTTGCAAAAGGTCAAAAGGGTTCATCAGCTATGCCTCATAAACGTAACCCAATCGGTTCAGAAAACATGACAGGAATTGCGCGTGTTATCCGTGGATATATGTTAACAGCCTATGAAAATGTACCATTATGGCATGAACGTGATATCTCACATTCATCAGCAGAGCGTATTATTTTACCGGATGCAACAATCGGTCTTAATTACATGCTTAACCGTTTTAGCAACATCATTAAGAACTTAACTGTATTCCCTGAAAACATGAAGCGCAACATGGATCGTACATTAGGCTTAATCTACTCTCAACGTGTTTTATTAGCTTTAATTGATGCAGGAATGACACGCGAAGAGGCATACGATACAGTTCAACCAAAAGCAATGGAAGCATGGGAAAAACAAGTTCATTTCCGTGAACTAGTAGAAGCAGAAGAAAAAATTGCATCACGCCTAACACCAGCACAAATCGACGACTGCTTTGACTACAACTACCACATCAAACATGTGGACATGATTTTTGAACGTTTAGGTTTGTAG
- a CDS encoding phosphoribosylaminoimidazolesuccinocarboxamide synthase, whose amino-acid sequence MEKLDLLYEGKAKRIYRTNENNVVWVEYKDSATAFNGEKKAQITGKGRLNNEITSLLFEKLKNEGIQNHFVKKISDTEQLVQKVEIIPLEVVVRNIIAGSLSKRLGIEEGVALEETIVEFYYKNDDLGDPLVTEDHIKTLKLATPEQLQILRTIGLKVNDVLLTHFSSCNLRLVDFKLEFGITEDGEIILADEISPDTCRLWDKDTNEKFDKDVFRRDIGNLTEAYTEILNRLGGKQHV is encoded by the coding sequence ATGGAAAAGCTGGATTTGTTATATGAAGGGAAAGCGAAAAGAATTTATAGAACAAACGAAAATAATGTGGTTTGGGTTGAATATAAAGATAGCGCAACAGCATTCAATGGTGAGAAGAAAGCTCAAATCACTGGTAAAGGTCGCTTAAATAACGAGATTACTAGTTTACTATTCGAAAAGCTAAAGAACGAAGGGATTCAGAATCATTTTGTTAAAAAGATATCTGATACAGAGCAACTAGTTCAAAAAGTAGAGATCATTCCACTAGAAGTGGTTGTTCGTAACATTATTGCGGGTAGCCTTTCAAAACGACTTGGAATCGAAGAAGGCGTAGCATTAGAAGAGACAATCGTTGAGTTTTACTATAAAAATGATGATCTTGGAGATCCTCTTGTTACTGAAGATCATATTAAAACGTTAAAGCTAGCAACCCCAGAACAATTACAGATTTTACGAACCATTGGTTTAAAAGTTAATGATGTGCTATTAACTCATTTTTCTAGCTGCAATTTAAGATTAGTAGATTTCAAGTTAGAGTTTGGTATCACAGAAGATGGCGAAATCATCCTAGCTGATGAAATTTCACCAGATACATGTAGATTATGGGATAAAGATACGAATGAGAAATTTGATAAAGATGTATTCCGTAGAGATATTGGGAATTTAACTGAAGCTTACACTGAAATTTTAAATCGTTTAGGAGGAAAACAACATGTTTAA
- the purS gene encoding phosphoribosylformylglycinamidine synthase subunit PurS, whose product MFKVKVYVTLRESVLDPQGNAVKNSLHSMEYNEVKDVRIGKYMELTIEDSNRDIDVIVKEMCERLLANVVIEDYRYEVEEVVAQ is encoded by the coding sequence ATGTTTAAAGTAAAAGTTTATGTAACTTTAAGAGAAAGTGTATTAGATCCACAAGGAAATGCGGTAAAAAATTCTCTACACAGCATGGAATATAACGAAGTAAAAGATGTTCGTATTGGAAAGTACATGGAGTTAACAATTGAAGATAGCAACCGTGATATCGATGTAATTGTAAAAGAAATGTGTGAAAGATTATTAGCAAATGTCGTGATTGAAGACTACCGTTATGAGGTTGAGGAGGTTGTCGCACAGTGA